In Phyllobacterium zundukense, the following are encoded in one genomic region:
- a CDS encoding DUF1236 domain-containing protein, whose protein sequence is MKRILIAFAALTFAASGSVFAQDAVIIEVPQPARDYVIAHPSDPVVIEGDVAIGTVVPDTVELVPIPDSPDYAYVYVDKQPVIVTKKDRKVVYLAQ, encoded by the coding sequence ATGAAACGTATTCTGATCGCATTTGCAGCCCTGACATTCGCCGCCTCAGGCAGCGTTTTTGCGCAAGACGCAGTCATCATTGAAGTTCCCCAGCCGGCACGGGATTATGTAATCGCTCACCCCTCGGACCCCGTAGTGATTGAAGGTGACGTGGCGATTGGGACGGTCGTGCCCGACACTGTCGAGCTGGTACCGATCCCAGATAGCCCGGATTACGCCTATGTCTATGTTGACAAGCAACCGGTTATCGTGACGAAGAAGGACCGCAAGGTAGTATATCTGGCGCAATGA
- a CDS encoding SOS response-associated peptidase, translating into MCNLYNATTTFEAMRQLFLPINDLTNRLTPQMDVFPDYPAPIGRKDANGDRELAIARWGMPTPPQYLKGQVDYGVTNIRNPKSAHWAPWIGPANRCVVPLTSFAEYGKVPDPVTKKKPLYWFALNDEKPLFWFAGIWTSWYSVRKKKEGPIQADIFAFLTTFSNAVVKPIHEQAMPVILRTAEEIDVWMNAPAEEALKLQRPLPDEALVVLDSDNAEEQPLLL; encoded by the coding sequence ATGTGTAACCTCTATAACGCCACCACGACCTTTGAAGCGATGCGGCAGTTGTTCCTGCCCATCAACGATTTGACCAATCGCCTAACGCCACAGATGGATGTCTTCCCGGACTATCCCGCCCCAATTGGCCGCAAGGACGCGAATGGAGACCGCGAGCTGGCGATAGCCCGATGGGGCATGCCGACACCGCCGCAGTACCTCAAAGGCCAAGTCGACTACGGCGTGACCAACATCCGCAATCCGAAATCCGCCCATTGGGCGCCTTGGATAGGACCGGCCAATCGCTGCGTTGTTCCTCTGACTAGCTTTGCCGAATATGGCAAGGTTCCGGATCCGGTGACGAAGAAAAAGCCGCTCTACTGGTTTGCGCTCAACGATGAGAAACCGCTGTTCTGGTTCGCGGGAATTTGGACGAGTTGGTACAGTGTGCGGAAGAAAAAGGAGGGCCCGATACAGGCCGATATCTTTGCGTTTCTGACGACATTTTCGAATGCCGTCGTCAAGCCAATCCACGAACAGGCCATGCCTGTCATACTGCGCACCGCGGAGGAGATTGACGTTTGGATGAATGCGCCGGCAGAGGAAGCATTAAAGCTGCAAAGACCCCTGCCCGATGAAGCGTTGGTTGTGCTTGACAGCGACAACGCAGAAGAACAACCTTTGCTGCTCTGA
- a CDS encoding DUF899 domain-containing protein has product MMTNHPTAMQTPPIVSPEEWDDAREHLLVKEKALSRARDALAAERRRMPWMAVNKDYVFEGPEGNLSLLDLFQGRRQLIVYHAFFQPGVGRWPEQACIGCSMVADQVAHPAHLNARDTSLAFVSRAPHPDIERLQARMGWEHIPWYSLTDDFDADFGVDEWHATNAFIRDGQRVFRTYSTTGGRGDEQMGNTWNYLDITALGRQESWEDSPRGYPQTPPYDWWVWHDTGETEPDRD; this is encoded by the coding sequence ATGATGACAAACCACCCGACCGCAATGCAGACGCCACCGATCGTATCGCCGGAGGAATGGGACGACGCGCGCGAGCATTTACTCGTCAAGGAGAAAGCCCTGAGCCGCGCGCGCGATGCTCTGGCTGCCGAACGTCGGCGAATGCCGTGGATGGCCGTCAATAAGGATTACGTGTTCGAAGGTCCCGAAGGCAATCTGAGCCTGCTCGACCTGTTCCAGGGTCGGCGGCAATTGATCGTCTACCACGCTTTTTTCCAACCGGGCGTGGGCCGCTGGCCAGAGCAGGCCTGCATCGGTTGCTCTATGGTGGCCGATCAAGTCGCCCATCCCGCCCATCTCAACGCCCGTGACACAAGTCTCGCATTCGTCTCGCGCGCGCCACATCCGGACATCGAACGGCTGCAGGCGCGGATGGGCTGGGAGCACATCCCCTGGTACTCTTTGACCGACGATTTCGACGCCGACTTCGGCGTGGACGAATGGCACGCCACAAACGCGTTCATTCGAGACGGCCAACGCGTGTTCCGTACTTACTCCACCACCGGCGGCCGTGGCGACGAGCAAATGGGGAACACCTGGAACTATCTCGATATCACTGCACTCGGACGTCAGGAGTCGTGGGAGGACTCACCCAGGGGCTATCCTCAGACCCCTCCATACGATTGGTGGGTCTGGCATGACACCGGGGAGACGGAGCCTGATCGAGACTGA
- a CDS encoding hydrolase, translated as MTFRNGLDSLLRPEDSVLVLIDHQPYQLANLNSHDPQAVVNNSTALAKAAKAFGVPTILTSVIADRGGLLFPQITDVFPGQEVIDRTFINTWEDKKVVDAVKATGRKQLIIAGLWTEICVAMPVIQALGEGWDVTVITDASGGTSVEAHEVSIQRMIAAGANMMTWLALASEWQRDWARTEHAAALTDVLKHHAAGSGIAFLWEQQLLNTPLPSNAG; from the coding sequence ATGACGTTTCGTAACGGCCTTGACTCGCTTCTCCGTCCCGAAGACTCCGTACTCGTTCTGATCGACCACCAGCCTTACCAGCTCGCGAATCTGAACAGCCACGATCCGCAGGCGGTGGTCAACAATTCGACCGCCTTGGCGAAGGCTGCCAAGGCCTTCGGCGTCCCCACCATCCTAACGAGCGTGATTGCCGATCGGGGCGGCCTCCTCTTCCCTCAGATTACGGATGTTTTCCCTGGACAGGAGGTGATCGACCGGACGTTCATCAACACCTGGGAGGATAAAAAGGTGGTGGACGCGGTCAAGGCGACGGGCCGCAAGCAGCTGATCATCGCGGGCCTGTGGACCGAGATATGCGTCGCGATGCCGGTGATCCAGGCGCTCGGCGAAGGCTGGGATGTGACGGTGATCACCGACGCCTCGGGAGGGACTTCGGTCGAGGCCCACGAGGTCTCTATCCAGCGCATGATCGCGGCGGGCGCGAACATGATGACCTGGCTGGCGTTGGCGTCGGAATGGCAGCGCGACTGGGCACGGACCGAGCACGCCGCAGCGTTGACGGACGTGCTGAAGCACCACGCCGCTGGAAGCGGCATCGCGTTCCTGTGGGAGCAGCAGCTGCTCAACACGCCATTGCCTAGCAACGCAGGATGA
- a CDS encoding putative nucleotide-diphospho-sugar transferase — translation MITAILNKFRAWSPAHRSMIIGFPDDTEAAARFATSSNGGHQIVAFYTTDSIYEREAQRMTASAHRLGLMVASTPVASAGSWVRNASMKATFLSNERRSKRGPLLYVDVDAVFHRNPWPAFDGHDGDLSVYYDEAENRLIAATILINDTPAAARLMEIWKDRCNQDPDIWDQVVLEKIIAEDAASKTPEFDVRRLPASFCWIFDRVSNKRIETVYIEQLQASRETTQRPRSFGRISKKLARRRDRVEEIDRLLFASRTADLLERPGEAA, via the coding sequence GTGATTACTGCAATCCTGAATAAATTTCGCGCATGGTCTCCGGCCCATCGATCGATGATCATCGGCTTTCCGGACGATACTGAAGCTGCGGCAAGGTTCGCGACTTCATCAAACGGCGGTCATCAGATCGTGGCATTCTACACCACGGACTCGATCTACGAACGGGAAGCCCAGCGAATGACCGCCTCGGCACATCGCCTCGGTCTCATGGTGGCCTCGACGCCCGTTGCGAGCGCCGGTAGCTGGGTGCGCAACGCGTCGATGAAGGCGACATTTCTCTCTAATGAACGGCGATCGAAGCGAGGCCCACTGTTATACGTGGATGTTGATGCCGTATTTCATAGAAACCCCTGGCCAGCATTTGACGGACACGACGGCGACCTGTCCGTCTACTACGACGAAGCCGAAAACAGATTGATCGCAGCCACAATCCTAATCAATGACACGCCAGCGGCCGCCCGGCTGATGGAAATCTGGAAAGACCGCTGCAATCAGGACCCCGATATTTGGGATCAGGTAGTTCTCGAAAAGATTATAGCGGAGGACGCTGCATCGAAAACGCCCGAATTCGACGTGCGCCGCCTTCCAGCATCATTTTGCTGGATCTTCGATCGCGTCTCCAACAAGCGCATTGAGACCGTCTATATCGAGCAGTTGCAGGCAAGCCGAGAGACAACCCAAAGACCGCGATCGTTTGGCCGTATCAGCAAGAAGCTCGCGCGCCGTCGTGACCGAGTAGAAGAGATCGACCGACTTCTTTTTGCCTCCCGCACCGCAGACCTTCTTGAACGCCCCGGGGAGGCGGCTTAA
- a CDS encoding LysR family transcriptional regulator: MDIEELRTFVEVADAGGVSAAALRLGVSKSIVSRRLFRLEAELGVQLLARTTRGAALTEAGATFRDYAARVCAEIEVAKETILPAGDLRGRLRVAVPLSFGQTHFAPILAEMARRHPQLQIHACYSDRFVDLITEGYDCAVRVGYLPDSNLIARRVGAIYGKFVASPDYIKEHGSPETPEELVAHEALMQGTEAWQLMDGDQIITVRPQGRFKADNGTALVAAAAAGLGIAYLPDCLTHEYVASGALMPVMTHYPPPPAGAYVIRPPGQHPARKIRVLTELLIEYCEPAPHLAGAVPV, from the coding sequence TTGGATATCGAAGAGCTACGGACATTCGTAGAAGTTGCTGATGCTGGGGGAGTTTCGGCCGCCGCGCTCCGGCTCGGCGTCTCCAAGTCGATCGTCAGTCGTCGGCTCTTCCGGCTTGAAGCGGAACTTGGCGTCCAGCTTCTTGCACGAACCACCCGCGGGGCTGCTCTCACAGAAGCCGGGGCTACATTCCGAGACTATGCAGCCAGAGTCTGCGCCGAGATCGAGGTGGCCAAGGAAACGATCCTACCCGCCGGTGACCTTCGTGGCCGCTTGCGAGTTGCTGTGCCGCTTTCTTTCGGACAGACCCACTTCGCTCCCATCCTCGCGGAAATGGCGCGACGCCATCCCCAGCTCCAAATCCACGCCTGCTACAGTGATCGCTTCGTCGATCTGATCACAGAGGGGTACGATTGTGCGGTACGAGTTGGCTATCTTCCGGACTCCAACTTGATCGCAAGACGCGTCGGAGCGATTTATGGAAAGTTTGTCGCAAGCCCGGATTACATCAAGGAGCATGGGTCGCCAGAGACGCCGGAGGAACTCGTCGCTCATGAAGCCCTCATGCAGGGAACCGAAGCCTGGCAACTCATGGATGGCGACCAGATCATCACGGTTCGTCCGCAGGGGCGCTTTAAGGCCGACAACGGAACTGCTCTAGTCGCCGCCGCGGCAGCAGGACTCGGGATCGCTTACCTGCCCGATTGCCTCACCCATGAATATGTGGCCTCCGGCGCGCTCATGCCGGTCATGACGCATTATCCACCGCCTCCGGCCGGTGCATATGTCATCCGCCCGCCAGGTCAGCATCCCGCACGGAAAATACGGGTCCTCACCGAATTGCTGATTGAGTACTGCGAACCTGCTCCGCATCTCGCGGGAGCTGTTCCTGTCTGA
- a CDS encoding DUF982 domain-containing protein, translating into MYEDYRSFPIVSVLQHGTTVHINSAYDAAQYILEQWPDEVAGPKLYICKAILLKCLAGECSAAVARVAFVEAAREAGIFMETMPRPEATGKTQRWYKSKPRRS; encoded by the coding sequence ATGTATGAAGATTACAGGTCTTTCCCAATTGTCTCGGTCCTGCAACACGGCACGACGGTGCACATCAACTCCGCATACGATGCTGCGCAATACATTTTGGAGCAATGGCCCGACGAGGTAGCGGGCCCAAAACTCTACATTTGCAAGGCAATCCTCCTGAAGTGCCTGGCAGGCGAGTGCTCGGCCGCCGTTGCCCGCGTGGCATTCGTCGAGGCGGCGCGAGAGGCTGGCATCTTTATGGAAACTATGCCACGGCCGGAAGCAACCGGTAAAACCCAGCGCTGGTACAAGAGCAAGCCGAGGCGAAGCTAG
- a CDS encoding N-acetylmuramoyl-L-alanine amidase, with protein sequence MRPIKELIWHCTATPEGREVSVATIRQWHKERGWSDIGYHKVVHLDGTVEDGRPEATVGAHTSGHNTGTIGYVYVGGCDAKMNPKDTRTDAQKKAMLALTRQAIAKYGLKKVSGHNQYAAKACPSFDVRKDPIGNLV encoded by the coding sequence ATGCGTCCAATCAAAGAATTGATTTGGCATTGCACAGCCACGCCCGAAGGCAGGGAGGTGTCAGTCGCCACCATCCGTCAGTGGCACAAAGAACGAGGCTGGTCAGACATCGGCTACCACAAGGTCGTGCACCTTGACGGCACTGTCGAGGACGGCAGGCCAGAAGCAACGGTAGGCGCCCATACGTCGGGCCACAACACAGGCACGATCGGTTATGTTTATGTCGGCGGCTGCGATGCCAAGATGAACCCGAAAGACACCCGCACCGACGCCCAGAAGAAGGCGATGCTTGCGCTAACGCGGCAGGCAATCGCGAAGTACGGACTGAAGAAGGTATCGGGCCACAACCAGTATGCAGCGAAGGCCTGCCCGTCATTCGACGTTCGCAAGGATCCGATCGGAAATTTGGTGTGA
- a CDS encoding DNA adenine methylase — MHLRRQTIGQIVLSRKICELIAATPHSIYAEVFVGMGGVFFRRKAVPRSEVINDRNGEVVNLFRILQRHYPQFMDTLRFQITSRREFERLKACDAATLTDLERAARFLYLQRLAFGGKVAGQNFGVNYEGPSRFNMNRLAPLLEDAHERLSGVVLENLDWLDFVNRYDRPGTLFYLDPPYWGSEGDYGKQLFGREQFALMAERLGRLKGRFIMSINDVPEIREQFAMFSLQQVSLSYPVATGKGTPALELIITG; from the coding sequence ATCCATCTGCGGCGTCAGACGATTGGTCAAATCGTTCTCTCCCGCAAGATCTGCGAACTGATCGCAGCCACTCCACACTCTATATATGCGGAGGTTTTTGTCGGCATGGGTGGCGTGTTCTTCCGCCGAAAAGCTGTCCCACGCTCCGAAGTGATCAATGACCGAAACGGCGAAGTCGTGAATCTCTTCAGGATACTGCAGCGTCATTATCCGCAGTTCATGGATACGCTTCGGTTCCAGATTACCTCGCGCCGGGAGTTCGAGCGTCTGAAAGCATGCGACGCAGCTACGCTCACTGACCTAGAACGTGCAGCCCGGTTCCTCTATCTCCAGCGGTTGGCGTTCGGCGGCAAGGTCGCCGGTCAAAATTTCGGCGTGAATTATGAAGGTCCGTCCCGGTTCAACATGAACCGTCTGGCTCCGCTGCTGGAAGATGCTCACGAGCGCCTTTCGGGCGTCGTTCTGGAGAACTTGGACTGGTTGGATTTCGTCAATCGATACGATCGGCCTGGAACCCTATTCTATCTCGATCCACCCTACTGGGGATCTGAAGGCGACTACGGAAAACAACTCTTTGGACGAGAGCAATTTGCTTTGATGGCAGAGCGCCTCGGTCGCTTGAAAGGTCGCTTCATCATGTCGATCAATGATGTCCCGGAGATTCGGGAACAGTTCGCAATGTTCAGCCTCCAACAGGTTTCCCTGAGCTACCCAGTAGCGACGGGGAAGGGCACGCCAGCTCTGGAGCTGATCATCACCGGATAG
- a CDS encoding IS1595 family transposase — protein MFTVTSGTVFAFRKLSFKKMVIAIWLSVNSVKGKAALQLSRELGVQFKTAWVLLMKLREAIASRRDTMMLGGEIEIDGKYAGGHIRPKNKAEDRIDRRKAKYQNHKRLCALALRERGLGRPGQTFTRIIYDEDSDAAWAAARDHALRTAKILADEHKSYDHLTGLNKLERVNHSKAYQTNDGINTNQVESFFSRVQRAYIGIHHRFSLKYFDWYIAELAWREDVRQTSNKSQFFEVLGRALTRPTSRYLCGYWQGRKPPDLIWKGDAA, from the coding sequence GTGTTCACGGTCACGTCGGGCACGGTATTCGCGTTCCGCAAGCTCAGCTTCAAGAAGATGGTCATCGCGATCTGGCTGTCAGTGAACTCGGTCAAGGGCAAGGCGGCGCTACAGCTGTCACGCGAACTTGGCGTTCAGTTCAAAACGGCATGGGTATTGCTCATGAAGCTGCGGGAAGCGATCGCTTCGCGTCGGGATACCATGATGCTCGGAGGGGAGATCGAGATCGACGGCAAGTACGCTGGCGGTCACATTCGTCCTAAGAACAAGGCAGAAGACCGCATCGATCGCCGCAAGGCAAAGTATCAGAACCACAAGCGACTGTGCGCGTTGGCGCTGCGTGAACGTGGACTTGGGCGGCCTGGCCAGACGTTCACCCGCATCATCTATGATGAAGACAGCGATGCGGCGTGGGCTGCCGCCAGGGATCACGCCTTGAGGACCGCCAAAATCCTCGCCGACGAGCACAAAAGCTATGACCATCTCACAGGTTTGAATAAGCTTGAGCGCGTCAATCACTCCAAGGCGTACCAGACCAATGACGGCATCAACACCAACCAAGTCGAAAGCTTCTTTTCGCGGGTGCAGCGCGCCTACATCGGCATCCATCACCGTTTTTCACTGAAGTATTTCGATTGGTACATCGCGGAATTAGCCTGGCGTGAAGACGTGAGGCAAACCTCGAATAAGAGCCAGTTCTTCGAGGTACTCGGCCGTGCGCTGACGCGGCCGACATCGCGTTACCTGTGCGGATACTGGCAAGGAAGAAAGCCACCCGATCTCATCTGGAAGGGGGACGCAGCCTAA
- a CDS encoding transposase yields MASSKDQPKGQHFLLTPECRTLTFMGLAKIREGTAYKWFMRMRWPETDGEPYCPGCGTLRCYAMTRGRFKC; encoded by the coding sequence GTGGCTTCGTCCAAAGATCAACCAAAAGGGCAGCATTTCCTGCTCACACCGGAGTGCCGAACGCTCACGTTCATGGGCCTTGCGAAGATTCGCGAGGGGACTGCCTATAAGTGGTTCATGCGCATGCGCTGGCCCGAAACGGACGGAGAACCCTATTGCCCTGGTTGCGGGACGCTGCGCTGCTATGCCATGACCCGCGGGCGCTTCAAATGCTAG
- a CDS encoding bleomycin resistance protein, whose translation MTTTLSQTERNKADGTGRAPTGGFNALVPELDVLDIEISLTFWCRLLGFKVAYDRPAAKFAYLEREGAQIMLCQVNGEWLTGTLEKPFGRGVNFQIEVQNIDPIIIALDKAHWPLFREAKESWYRIGEDQESGSKEFLVQDPNGYLLRLSQSLGTRPVL comes from the coding sequence GTGACGACGACTCTTTCACAGACGGAACGAAATAAGGCAGATGGAACGGGGCGCGCGCCGACTGGCGGGTTCAATGCTCTCGTCCCGGAACTTGATGTCTTGGATATTGAGATCAGTTTGACGTTCTGGTGCCGATTGCTCGGCTTCAAGGTGGCCTATGATAGACCCGCTGCCAAGTTCGCCTACCTTGAACGCGAAGGCGCGCAAATTATGCTGTGTCAGGTCAACGGAGAATGGCTTACTGGAACCTTGGAAAAACCCTTTGGAAGAGGGGTAAATTTTCAAATTGAGGTGCAGAATATAGATCCAATCATCATCGCTCTCGATAAGGCTCACTGGCCTCTGTTCAGAGAAGCCAAAGAGAGTTGGTATCGGATCGGCGAGGATCAGGAGAGCGGATCGAAGGAATTCTTGGTGCAGGATCCCAACGGGTATCTGCTACGGCTTTCCCAAAGTTTAGGTACTCGCCCCGTCTTGTGA